One Drosophila ananassae strain 14024-0371.13 chromosome XR, ASM1763931v2, whole genome shotgun sequence genomic window, TTCAGGCATGAATCAGCCCAGAATCCGCCCGGATTTCGAATCCGGATTCCGGCGTGAAAATTGTCTCGAAATCGCCCCTGAATTAGACCTGAATTTCAGAGCGGAATCAGGCCCGAAAAAAAAGCGTGATTCCGCGCTAAAAATCGTGGCTAAATCAGGTCGCATTCATGacccaaaattaaagaaaaaaatttctcCTTACCATCTTCTAATTTGATAATCatgtttttttatgaattccttaaaaattgttgtttatttatgCCGTAGactaaattaatatgttaagtaacattacattattaatattgaaaactatatttaataattactcaCCCTGGGATTCGAACCTTAGTGCTTTTGTATACTGGACCGACATGTAAGCCTCTAAGCTATCAAGGAATCGCGCGTACTTTGTGACTGACTATAATATAGCTCtacaaatttgcatgtttaaaacaatctcaattattaagaatccccatttaaaaaaaattattgaatataaaagtttattttgagactgcaatattaaaaacaagaaaggaaagctaacttcgggcggagccgaagtttatatacccttgcagttcagtcgcagtccgctaggtggcgccacgcatcttgtattattagatatgtagcggatcgtatatagtcggccgattcttatgaaatttggcatattgaattatttttcccaaaatagaatctgtacgaaatcccatctttctaacttaaaaaacaccaaagttataccaatttcgatcgttctatgacagctataggatatagtcggccgatccttatgaaattttgtacataagatattttggtcaaatataacatgtgtggaaagtcccaaccctctaacttaaaaaacaccaaagttatggcatttccgatcaatcagttatatggcagctataggatatagtcgaccgatcccggccgttccgacttatatactacctgcaaaggaaagaagggtgtgtgcaaagtttcaactcgatagctccaaaactgagagactagtttgcgtagaaaccgacagacggacagacggacagacggacagacggacagacggacatgctcatatcgactcaggaggtgatcctgatcaagaatatatatactttgtagggtcggagatgtctccttcactgcgttgcacacttttgaccaaaattataataccctctgcaagggtataaaaattaaagtaaacaaaaatcaactcatAATAAAGTCTTTTCCgcttggaatcgaacccacgaccttaaTTATTGAACCATGGGGTGAAAGTTTTCCGGGCATAATATTTAGAATGACAAGAATATATTAgtgattaataactaatatcgaatatgcgtaatttcaaactctagcagcagcagaggtcTGGCAGAATTAGTTCGCCTACTGTGTTTTGACATTCGAAGAGCAAAccttattgaattgttttagtttttcgaaCGAAATTTGACATTCGGGCCGGAAAAGTCGGGGccaggaatttcagtactgcagGGTGGAAATGAAATGTCATTGTATGAGTGGCAAGCCTCTGATTGATATTGATATATAACTGATATGACTGATtgatataactgattgatcggaaatgccataactttggtgtttttcaagttagaaggacgggagtttcaatgggggttcctctttgggcaaaataattcgatatgccaaatttcataaggatcggtgaactatatacgatccgctatatatctaataatataagacgcgtggcgccacctagcggactgcgactcaactgcaagggtatataaacttcggctccgcccgaagttagctttcctttcttgtttttgaataatttttgcatatttattgcatatatttagcatacttttaatatgtattttaaattctaatatttgaaaaatttagtgtctaaattcaaaatttggcatcaaatggataaaaaattagaaaacatgcaaattccgaggtctactgatcaagaatatatatactttatagagtcggagatgtctccttcactgcgttacacacttttgaccaaaattataataccctctgcaagggtataaaaattttttgggaaatctatacatTAAAAGGTGAAATGAAGTTTGGGTGGAAAAAATATGTGTACCGGGAATCATCTAGTAGGGAAACCCGACTATAGCCGTCCTttcatgtttttattttttgtatgggTCTTAGGGTTAcacatttgttttaaatatttttatttcaaataggcAATCCTTTCGGCGAGGTAAAATACCGGAGAAAAACGCGCATGCTAGgcccaaaataaatgaaatacatttttgttatgaacaagaaaggaaagctaacatcGGGCGAAGCTGAAGTAGATATTCCATTGCAGTATATCGGCAATAATTAACCGATCTTTGAGAAAATTTTTTTGCTATGAATGTTTTGTTGTTCTAAAACATTGGACATTGGCATTGGCATTGGGCATtggaataatttaataattaattttaatttatttatttaataataatttcaaacAACTTTTTTGTGAAGATTTCTACGGCTCTACGTCAAGACACAAACTTCATATGCGTGAGTATCTAAAGTCCCTGAGATCCACGTGTTAAAAATACAGCAAGCCAATATGGGAATcagaatataaatatttataacttcTCTAAAAATCGTgcaaaaatttgaaacaaacttgATCTGCGTTGGTACTATAGAAGTCCAAATGCAAAATCGTATAGCTCTATCTCCTATAGTCTCTGAGATCCACCCAATCATACAGACAGAAGGACAGACGGCTATGTCGACTCGGCTGTTGATGCTGTTCAAgcatatatatactttatgggaTCGAAGATCGAAGAGGCTTATCGAAGAGGCTTATAGTATAGCATCACATGAGAGGTAAGTTTAAGCaggaatatttatattttgtacaCTCAGAAAAACGCCAAGAATTTCGTTCTTAAAGTACGAACACACTTGGAAGTCGACCAAGAACGTACATACTTAgttcaagaaaaaaattcataatttaGGTATGCATTTTTTCCCCTAAGATACGATTTTGAGAACGAAAATTCTTTATTTGAGCGTGAAAAGTTGGGCTATCCTCGGCAAGACTTCGGCCGAAAAAATTTCTAGGCTTCAGTCATTGCTCTGTGCTGCTTTAAAGTTCAATTTTTAGCCATATTTTCCCCGCCCGTGtggcaacaaaattttatcGATAACCCATTCGTTCTAATTTCAATTCCGAATTCGGATTCAAGAACACTTGAGTCTTGTTTTAAGAATTTTGTTTTGTCAAATTGAGAACCCATTTTTCAATCAGTGTAGAATTGGAGATCGGTATCCATAACTGCTATGCGTGCGTTtggacaaaaacaaaatatccTATGCAAAATAAATTGGAAACCTCATTTACGTCtataacatttatttataatacaATGTATTATGAGAGAGAACGTTAGAAAAATAAtgtaataataatttcaaaacaagcTTGTGCGTAGTTCTTTATAGGAAACACAAACTCTCATTAAATTCAGAAGATGTGGAAAAGTATCAGCCCTAAGCTCTGGATGGGCCACCAACAATGCTATATTCTGAAATTAAAATCATCaatgaatttttttacacattttattatttgaagCTTACCAGGTCCCGGGAGTTGAGCTGCCTGAGTTTTAAAAACCTCTTCTTGTCGGCCTCCAAGTGAAGAATGAACTTTTCCAAGATTGCAATGGCCTCCTCGATGTTCCCAGTCAGGACTAGTTGAAGGGTGTTGACTTTCCCCAACTCGTCTTCATAGATTTTCTTGCAGACTTCAGGCTTGCCTTGAATTGGAAAGAAAACCGAATACAAAGAGTAAGCAATTTTTTTGCATCTTTCTATGATCCCTCGTTTCTCTGCATTTTCGAACTTGGGCGTGGGTTCTGCCACGCACCCTGCTCCCGATACTTTGCGCTTTGGGTCACTCGAGCTGGGTTTCTCGTAGGCTGAGCAGTCGGACCCCTCTAGAACAGTATCTTTTTCTGAGGACTCTTCATCACTCACTTGGGGATGGTCCCAGAGGGTTTCTGTTCGGATCCGTTCGGATGGAGGCTCCTCGCCAGCTATTTTAGATTTCAACTCCCGCACCTTCTTGCCATACACGCCGTGCAGGGCGAAGTCATTCCTGAGAGCTCTGAGCATTGCCTGAAAGTGATCTTCCAGAGCATTGGCCTCCAAGCCGTTCAAGTAGTCGAGTGAAATGTCTGCTTTGGCCAGGCCAGTGCCAAGTGCTTTGGCAATCGTTCTCCAGAAGAGTGTCTTATCGGCCGGGGAAGAATTTGGTCTGGTTAGGAGGGGAATCAAAGTATCCAGGGTGCTGCTGATGGAGACACTCCACTCGAACATCTGATTGGCACAACTCTGGTAGGCGTGGTAGACGAGAGTATTGTCTGTCCGCAGCTGATCCAGCCTGTCCCTTGCTGCTCCAAGGTAGCCGCGCATATTTCTGTCAATGTCATCGATTGCCCTTTGCAATTCAACCAGCCCCATTTTGGAGTCAAAGTCCCTCGCGAGTTCCGAAATAATGTCTATAAAAGTCTGGAGCGTTTCCTCCAAGTACAATCTGAGCGTGAGCGGCTCGGGGGATTCGGCTGTTAACTCCATGGCGAGTGTTTCCCTGGATCCCTGGAGACCTACAACACACAAGCTACTACTCCCGCGGCGACTCGCTCGCAACTGCCGAGCTGTGATTCTGGGTCGCAGTTTCTGAAATGAATCAGCCTCtgatttttttcattatttcatTATATATGATtcataatttatattatatgtttttatggCTGATTAGTACTAAAGATTAGTTTttgcatacatatgtacacaTAATATGTATGGAGCTGATGTACTGGAACTAATCTAATCTTTCTTTTTTCTCTTAGTCTCCCTGGTAGTGCTGTCaattattgatttaaaaaaaaagttttttttctaaatcgaaaaaaaaggaaaataaaactaaaaaaatttgttatggtcttcattaattaaaattactCTTTAATTTTACGATTTTTAAAGTTTCATCCAACGCCATTTTTGTAGCGATCATCCAAAGGGACGTCCATTGGGACGTGATTCGCAGTCAAAGAAACAACACCTTTAAAAGAATGTCTCCTCTCTGTTATCCTTGCGAATTGATGCTTTAATTCCTTCGAACTGAAGACAACATCTCCACATTTTTCGTTGCATTCGTTGAGCATTTTTTTCTCTGCGAAATATGATGGAACTTACCAATTAACCGCACCTTTTGAGATGATAGTTTGTATTGAAATAATAGCGGTATCGGTAATTATCGATAAAAAGATTCAATGAAGCTACCATTGTAAACTATGGTTTcgaaatttataaaaagaagatttgagatttcaacttcggataagtattccaaagatatggtaactgctagataccatttttaaattttagttggtacacacacatttcaaaaatgatatgtactagaaacaatgatggtcatcgccattacacgccctacataattcaatatatggtaaaatttgatcaatttcttct contains:
- the LOC6505322 gene encoding uncharacterized protein LOC6505322, which translates into the protein MELTAESPEPLTLRLYLEETLQTFIDIISELARDFDSKMGLVELQRAIDDIDRNMRGYLGAARDRLDQLRTDNTLVYHAYQSCANQMFEWSVSISSTLDTLIPLLTRPNSSPADKTLFWRTIAKALGTGLAKADISLDYLNGLEANALEDHFQAMLRALRNDFALHGVYGKKVRELKSKIAGEEPPSERIRTETLWDHPQVSDEESSEKDTVLEGSDCSAYEKPSSSDPKRKVSGAGCVAEPTPKFENAEKRGIIERCKKIAYSLYSVFFPIQGKPEVCKKIYEDELGKVNTLQLVLTGNIEEAIAILEKFILHLEADKKRFLKLRQLNSRDLNIALLVAHPELRADTFPHLLNLMRVCVSYKELRTSLF